The sequence GGAAGTTAAAGCCTCTGGACTGCTGAACCAACCTGAGTAGTTGCGGCGAAAGGGAGCAGGAAATGTCGCAGGAATGCGGAAAGAACGAGGAAAACTCGAAAGAGTGTACACAGCACAAAAATACACTTTTTACGTAGCAGACGTTATCACATTGCAGGACAGCCAGCCTTTAGCCGCAAGAATGAGACCCGAATCCCTCGATGATTTCGCCGGGCAGTCTCACCTAGTCGCGCCGGGGAAAATTCTCCGCAGAATCATCGACAGCGACAACATTCCCTCAATGATATTCTGGGGGCCTCCCGGTGTCGGAAAAACTACCCTCGCCGGAATCATCGCCCGGAAAACTCACGCCGACTTCATAACGTTCTCAGCAGTAACAGGAGGCATTAAGGAAATCCGCGAGGTCATGAAGCAGGCCGACATCAACCGAAATTTCAAGACACGCACGATTCTTTTTGTTGACGAAATTCACCGCTTCAACAAAGCACAGCAGGACGCATTTTTGCCCTTTGTCGAACGCGGAAGCATTATCCTTATCGGGGCAACAACGGAAAATCCATCGTTCGAGATTAACGGGGCGTTATTGTCTCGGTGCAAAGTTTTCGTGCTGAAGCCTCTTTCTGTTGACGACATCACTGGGCTGTTACGCAGGGGACTCGGACTCCTTAATGTTACGGCTGATGATGACATTCTGAGGGTCATTGCCGAGTTTGCGAACGGGGACGCGCGGTCGGCACTGTCGCTTCTTGAGATGGCCGCGGCAAATTCTGACGGAGGGGAAATCACCGCAGACATCATAGAGCAGTGTACATCAAGAAAATCATTGCTTTACGACAAGAACGGGGAAGAGCATTACAACATGATTTCAGCCCTCCACAAGTCAATGCGAAATTCTGACCCTGATGCGGCATTGTACTGGCTTGCGAGAATGTTAGAGGCCGGAGAAGATCCGCTGTATATCGCCCGGCGTGTAGTGCGTTTTGCGTCTGAGGATGTCGGG is a genomic window of Synergistaceae bacterium containing:
- a CDS encoding replication-associated recombination protein A, producing the protein MRKERGKLERVYTAQKYTFYVADVITLQDSQPLAARMRPESLDDFAGQSHLVAPGKILRRIIDSDNIPSMIFWGPPGVGKTTLAGIIARKTHADFITFSAVTGGIKEIREVMKQADINRNFKTRTILFVDEIHRFNKAQQDAFLPFVERGSIILIGATTENPSFEINGALLSRCKVFVLKPLSVDDITGLLRRGLGLLNVTADDDILRVIAEFANGDARSALSLLEMAAANSDGGEITADIIEQCTSRKSLLYDKNGEEHYNMISALHKSMRNSDPDAALYWLARMLEAGEDPLYIARRVVRFASEDVGLAEPGAMSMAVAAYQACHFVGMPECSVNLAQAVIHMSVVPKSNAVDVAYQSAKNDALHTMAEPVPLHIRNAPTKLMKELDYGKGYKYAHDYEGHITEMECMPENLRGREYYHPSEMGSESHYRKRLEGIKSWKSSHSQQ